From a region of the Chroicocephalus ridibundus chromosome 8, bChrRid1.1, whole genome shotgun sequence genome:
- the ACADM gene encoding medium-chain specific acyl-CoA dehydrogenase, mitochondrial yields MNSHVPESCGGLGLGSFEACLIMEELAYRSTGVQTAIKANSLGQIPEIIVGNEHQQKKYLGRMTEEPMMCAYFVTEPGAGSDVAGIKRTAEKKGARTNPDPKAPASKAFTGFTVEADSPGIQIGKKEMNMGQRCSETSGIVFEDVRVRKENVLIAEGAGFKIAMGAFDRTKPPVAAGAVGLAKRALDEATRYALERKIFGKAIAEHQAVSFSLAAMAMEVELARVAYQRAAWEVDAGRRNTYYASIAKAFARDIANQVATDAVQIFGGNGFNTEYPVEKLMKDTKIYQIYEGTAQIQRMIKAREHVGKFKA; encoded by the exons ATGAATTCACATGTACCAGAAAGCTGTG GTGGTCTTGGCCTTGGCAGCTTTGAAGCATGCCTTATTATGGAAGAGTTAGCATACAGATCTACGGGGGTTCAAACTGCCATCAAAGCAAATTCGCTAGGG caaatacCAGAAATCATTGTGGGAAATGAGCATCAGCAGAAAAAATACTTGGGAAGAATGACAGAGGAACCAATGATGTGT gCTTACTTTGTAACAGAGCCTGGAGCAGGCTCTGATGTGGCCGGTATAAAAAGAACAGCTGAGAAGAAAGGAG CTCGCACCAATCCAGATCCAAAAGCTCCTGCAAGCAAAGCCTTTACTGGATTCACTGTGGAAGCGGATAGCCCTGGAATCCAAATTGGAAAAAAG gaaatgaaTATGGGTCAACGCTGTTCAGAGACAAGTGGTATCGTCTTTGAAGATGTGAGAGTCCGGAAAGAAAATGTACTAatagctgagggagctggctttAAAATCGCAATGGGAGCTTTTGATAGGACCAAACCACCC GTAGCAGCTGGTGCTGTTGGATTAGCAAAAAGAGCACTTGATGAAGCTACTAGATACgctttggagagaaaaatctttGGGAAAGCAATTGCTGAA CACCAAGCGGTGTCTTTCTCGCTTGCTGCAATGGCAATGGAAGTGGAGCTGGCTCGTGTGGCGTACCAGAGGGCTGCCTGGGAAGTGGACGCTGGTCGCAGAAACACCTACTACGCCTCCATCGCAAAGGCATTTGCTAGGGACATTGCAAACCAAGTAGCTACCGATGCAGTACAGATTTTTGGAGGGAATGGATTTAATACTGAGTATCCTGTAGAAAAACTAATGAAAGACACTAAAATCTACCAG ATTTACGAGGGAACTGCTCAGATTCAAAGGATGATCAAAGCTCGTGAACATGTTGGCAAATTTAAGGCTTAA